In a single window of the Drosophila subpulchrella strain 33 F10 #4 breed RU33 chromosome X, RU_Dsub_v1.1 Primary Assembly, whole genome shotgun sequence genome:
- the LOC119557376 gene encoding secretory carrier-associated membrane protein 5, with protein MSGSGLDENPFGEPNLDNPFADPAIQQAQQAFRGGAALVSLEDYNPFEEQAKPQLQINSTNTAAVVQPLSQNIPPPQTSSLGASAPSTSIQITSEELQRRQEELDRKAAELDRREQQLQGNVPQLNNWPPLPDNFCVKPCFYQDFEVEIPPEFQKLVKRLYYIWIFYTMTLLANVIGGLILLFHAGEFETFFLAIFYTMLFSPASYVCWFRPAYKAFRNDSSFNFMVFFFIYFFQTLYSIVQTVGFSKMGYCGFITAIGQFDSSASGIIVGILLLLVSICFATVAVANVLMITKIHSIYRSTGASMAKAQAEFTTEFLRNQHVQEAASSAVNTAINSQFNNSRY; from the exons ATGTCCGGCTCCGGTCTCGATGAGAATCCCTTCGGGGAGCCCAACCTGGACAATCCGTTTGCG GACCCCGCCATCCAGCAGGCACAGCAGGCCTTCAGGGGCGGCGCCGCCCTCGTCTCTCTGGAGGATTACAACCCGTTCGAGGAGCAGGCCAAGCCGCAGCTGCAGATCAACTCGACGAACACGGCAGCGGTGGTCCAGCCGCTGTCGCAGAACATTCCGCCCCCACAGACCAGTTCCCTGGGCGCATCGGCGCCGAGCACCAGCATACAGATCACCTCGGAGGAGCTGCAG CGCCGGCAGGAGGAACTGGACCGCAAGGCCGCCGAGCTGGACCGCCgggagcagcagctgcaggGCAACGTACCACAGCTGAACAACTGGCCACCGCTGCCGGACAACTTCTGTGTGAAGCCGTGCTTCTACCAGGACTTTGAGGTGGAGATTCCACCCGAGTTCCAGAAACTGGTCAAGCGATTGTACTACATTTGGATCT TTTACACCATGACGTTGTTGGCCAACGTGATCGGCGGTCTAATTTTGCTGTTCCATGCTGGCGAGTTCGAAACCTTCTTCCTGGCCATCTTTTACACGATGCTCTTCTCGCCCGCCTCGTATGTCTGCTG GTTCCGACCGGCGTACAAGGCATTCCGCAACGATTCCAGCTTCAACTTCATGGTTTTCTTCTTCATCTACTTCTTTCAAACGCTGTACTCGATTGTGCAGACGGTGGGCTTCAGCAAGATGGGCTACTGCGGCTTTATCACGGCCATCGGGCAGTTCGATAGCTCTGCGTCGGGCATCATCGTCGGCattctgctgttgctggtTTCCATCTGTTTCGCCACGGTGGCGGTGGCCAACGTGCTGATGATCACCAAGATTCACTCCATCTACCGCAGCACAGGGGCCAGTATGGCCAAGGCCCAGGCGGAGTTCACCACCGAGTTTCTGCGCAATCAGCATGTCCAGGAGGCGGCCTCTTCGGCCGTCAACACGGCCATCAACTCGCAGTTCAACAACAGCAGGTACTAA
- the LOC119556080 gene encoding anaphase-promoting complex subunit 1 — translation MIAVAEPPLEFVPRGRQSSAEHPGPHDQPLVRHQLPTSEHLLLQRLQNVNISSAGEDGPAGGQESWTIREMYDDYEAAEERAARRRQLIERTKRCGPKAAAATQLTSLPQNLLHPPLERREEPMCDYMVNNEEELYVHRNTVVWTQGFNDDDDHENGVYKRMCFTSDSPVRFACFLNRSFVRGRLAQLKAVVQSQDDKLTAICVMDQNSLRVYCNDGEDFLANLDFPVSQVWQTKHGLLLEKDSSNALISHLSIPMPRLFSMSHPLHEACPVVLKTATSSTGYMTEPEYCVVFATEDSDLVLLYDSKLFKHFVARLRKVTPEEVNLVGQQQQELGHTLLGPRSQMGGNSYSFSSTKQTGATPKGANVSFLGRNNTTTGMGNLSKFGLSQSQSFSGVLGQSNRASLGTPLSQLQSNISQQSMFMKDMRKMTHVKPAKPIEPEMCLEHIWTENTYGTQREFCEMATRAFIHTDLVGQTFLCYLLARSCRLQLIRLTGYGGGDVQLSTLASTLAAKDAVGLNRMHMIAVLDPSGSLILYTGTVLISKVHITPLLAPTSIPMPLVTPMAAGASPSAACQVKTPVAAGCLGGNPSGSSSFVEVRRSSLLPTKAPGDLAAFDEELHMLSPIAPQAISYTQRQAHNVCKSLRDPAGNRLTLVYATGRMLRIALPLLNDTRLLTRCVATLRQVLSPAQFLHFVIRWYSARNPPGSRDYSIEQEWLLFRCTLLALMGLTAAPDVDTGENYGRCATPPLDTHFGGVTATGSGDGSNCSSNSTLGAQDEPKKRRKYNDCEDFTDDDWEFLLLQTTLAPCGADGHSYSVNTSAPLFQMIPAIFFSLHLLYEDLKLDAVFYAALPYLATFLHQLAIDMQLDSYVLHYILDFPELSNRTGRQSLLGAEHGAMMLHQELLRVPAPSVFAQLEHIVVGEEEVMPYSFMECVNERSRNLLQLVSLVVHGQERLKHWWQLLEIPEAVQANYPRRVKRSITADAPRCHQMLELLLAMRLTRRDIERFPAAVHLIVAEALEEARLSPPMGCSMATYELILRPELAAHAQLPFLETSTGQPHCGRVYKEDSLSTRCPPSGGVETDSSEQLRHDDMDNMDTKLLRLRFPDDMRVEEVRRLLNSSEPVVIEVQQAPGTSDHEFIEEQEKQLFALCARTMTLPLGRGMFTLRTMMPRPSDSLSMPKLCLVGREPLKGTTIEMQQIEFPANMQMWPSFHNGVATGLKISPHAQDIDSNWIVYNKPKTQANNALEHAGFLMALGLNGHLKTLSFMGLYKYLVKCDEMTNVGLLLGISAAHRGTMDTKTTKLLSIHLEALLPATAMELDIPQSTQVAALMSIGLLYQGSAKRHIAEVLLQEIGRPPGPEMENSVERESYAMTAGLSLGLVTLGQGESPAGLRDLQLPDTLHYYMVGGVKRPISGSQKEKYRLASFQVREGDTVNIDVTAPGATLALGLMFFNSGNAAIAEWMQPPDSRYLLDMVRPDFLLLRTIARGLILWQDIRPDNEWFQAQFPQSLRVHLRLPSRDEETPAEDGDVDYEAITQAYCNIMAGAAFCIGLKYAGTEDMVAFATLRTVIKEFLGFPGTSMGECAGRTTVESCLMVLLISISLVFAGSGNCEILRIIRYLRSRVGPQYPHITYGSHMAIHMSLGLLFLGAGRFTIAKTPEAIAALICAFFPKFPIHSNDNRYHLQALRHLYVLAVEPRLFLPRDIDTNQLCLANISVLEVGATEMRRLPIAPCILPELSSLQQVVVDDENYWPVCFERSRNWHQLEKALELSAPIDIKKRTGCLSHLEDPDRLKSMLAQTLTMEQSICWQIDMNDLQQFASERIVKQFLSRCLATKGTDLSYPELVKRHQMMLLFYNAVVKDRMHLLPVYLTLYDHVTKSMLNNIDVWQLKLIDAYLSRSQESEHPLISVELIQMMQELFKQEMEDSTRELCLPLREFLSRKRLDPSYVTTVSGPDLQRAFCVINYYNLLPNMLNGVDLSTGTVNYMRILYEFRQLNLGAHTIFGLLKILQSLATEVVTLDEAALLAYTMATQ, via the exons ATGATCGCCGTCGCAGAACCGCCGCTGGAGTTTGTGCCGCGCGGCCGTCAATCGTCCGCGGAGCATCCGGGTCCGCACGACCAGCCGCTTGTGCGGCACCAGCTGCCCACCTCGGAGCACTTGCTGCTGCAGCGTCTCCAGAATGTGAACATCTCGTCGGCCGGCGAGGATGGCCCCGCCGGTGGCCAGGAGTCGTGGACGATCCGGGAGATGTACGACGACTACGAGGCCGCCGAGGAGCGGGCTGCCCGACGGCGCCAGCTGATCGAGCGGACCAAACGATGTGGTCCCAAGGCGGCGGCGGCCACCCAGCTTACCTCACTGCCCCAGAACCTTCTGCATCCGCCACTGGAGCGGCGCGAGGAGCCCATGTGCGACTACATGGTGAACAACGAGGAGGAGCTCTATGTCCACCGCAACACGGTCGTGTGGACGCAGGGTTTCAATGACGACGATGACCACGAAAACGGGGTGTACAAGCGCATGTGCTTCACCAGCGATTCGCCGGTGCGTTTCGCCTGCTTCCTCAATCGCAGCTTTGTGCGCGGACGACTGGCCCAGTTGAAGGCGGTCGTCCAGTCGCAGGACGACAAGCTGACCGCCATCTGCGTGATGGACCAGAACTCCCTGCGGGTCTACTGCAATGATGGGGAGGACTTCTTGGCCAACCTCGACTTCCCCGTCTCGCAGGTGTGGCAGACCAAACATGGCCTGCTGCTGGAGAAGGACTCCAGCAACGCCCTGATATCGCATCTGTCCATTCCGATGCCGCGGCTCTTCTCCATGTCGCATCCACTGCACGAGGCCTGTCCCGTCGTCCTGAAGACGGCAACCAGCTCCACGGGCTACATGACCGAGCCGGAGTACTGTGTGGTCTTTGCCACCGAGGACTCGGATTTGGTGCTGCTGTACGATTCCAAGTTATTCAAGCATTTCGTGGCCCGCCTCAGGAAGGTCACGCCGGAAGAGGTCAACCTTGTgggccagcagcagcaggagctggGACACACGCTCCTAGGTCCCCGTTCGCAGATGGGGGGCAATAGCTACAGCTTCAGCTCCACCAAGCAGACGGGAG CCACACCGAAAGGCGCGAATGTCTCGTTTCTGGGCAGGAATAACACCACCACCGGCATGGGCAACCTCTCCAAGTTCGGGCTCAGCCAGTCGCAGTCGTTCAGCGGAGTTCTAGGCCAGTCCAA TCGCGCTTCTTTGGGCACACCATTAAGTCAACTGCAGAGCAACATCAGTCAGCAGTCCATGTTCATGAAGGATATGCGCAAGATGACGCACGTGAAGCCGGCAAAGCCTATTGAACCGGAAATGTGTCTGGAGCACATCTGGACGGAGAACACATATGGAAC GCAACGCGAGTTCTGCGAGATGGCAACCCGAGCCTTTATCCACACGGATCTGGTAGGTCAGACCTTCCTGTGCTACCTGCTGGCCCGCTCCTGTCGCCTCCAGTTGATCCGCCTCACTGGCTATGGGGGCGGCGATGTGCAGCTCTCCACACTGGCCTCCACGCTGGCTGCCAAGGATGCGGTGGGTCTCAACAGAATGCACATGATTGCCGTCCTCGATCCGAGCGGCAGTTTAATCCTCTACACCGGCACTGTGCTCATTTCCAAGGTGCACATTACACCGCTGCTGGCGCCGACTTCCATTCCCATGCCATTGGTAACGCCCATGGCTGCTGGGGCGTCTCCGTCTGCTGCGTGTCAAGTGAAAACACCAGTGGCAGCTGGATGTCTAGGCGGAAATCCTTCAGGGAGCAGCTCCTTTGTGGAGGTGCGAAGGAGCAGCCTTCTGCCCACGAAAGCTCCGGGGGATCTGGCCGCCTTTGATGAGGAGCTTCACATGTTATCGCCCATCGCTCCGCAGGCTATTTCCTATACCCAAAGGCAGGCGCATAATGTCTGCAAGTCGCTGAGAGATCCGGCGGGAAATAGATTGACTTTGGTTTATGCCACGGGCAGGATGCTGAGAATAGCGCTGCCCCTCCTGAACGACACACGCTTGCTCACCAGATGTGTGGCCACACTGCGACAGGTCTTGAGTCCCGCACAGTTCCTGCACTTTGTGATCCGCTGGTACAGCGCCAGGAATCCGCCAGGATCTAGGGACTACTCCATAGAGCAGGAATGGCTGCTCTTCCGCTGCACTCTGCTCGCCCTGATGGGTCTGACTGCTGCTCCGGACGTGGATACGGGCGAGAACTACGGTAGGTGTGCCACACCACCGTTGGATACGCATTTCGGAGGAGTTACAGCCACAGGATCGGGCGACGGATCCAATTGCAGTTCCAACTCCACGCTGGGTGCCCAAGATGAGCCCAAGAAGCGTCGAAAATACAATGATTGCGAGGATTTCACGGACGATGACTGGGAGTTCCTGCTGCTCCAGACGACCCTGGCTCCCTGTGGAGCCGATGGTCATAGCTACAGCGTGAACACCAGTGCGCCGCTCTTCCAAATGATACCCGCAATCTTCTTCAGCCTGCATTTACTATACGAAGATCTCAAACTGGACGCTGTCTTCTATGCAGCGCTTCCCTATCTGGCAACG TTCCTTCACCAGCTAGCCATTGATATGCAGCTGGACAGCTATGTGCTGCACTACATCCTCGACTTTCCGGAACTCTCCAATCGCACGGGAAGGCAATCGCTGCTGGGGGCGGAGCACGGAGCCATGATGCTGCACCAGGAACTTCTGCGGGTTCCGGCTCCCAGTGTTTTTGCCCAACTGGAGCACATTGTTGTGGGCGAGGAGGAGGTGATGCCCTATAGCTTTATGGAGTGTGTGAACGAGCGGAGTCGCAACCTACTACAGCTCGTATCCCTGGTGGTTCACGGGCAGGAACGTCTCAAGCACTGGTGGCAGCTCCTCGAGATTCCCGAAGCCGTTCAGGCCAACTATCCGCGCCGCGTTAAGCGGAGTATCACGGCGGATGCACCACGCTGTCACCAGATGCTGGAGTTGCTCCTGGCCATGCGATTGACTAGGCGGGACATCGAACGATTCCCAGCGGCAGTGCACCTAATTGTTGCAGAGGCTCTGGAAGAGGCTCGTCTGTCGCCGCCCATGGGCTGCAGCATGGCCACCTATGAACTAATCCTACGCCCGGAGCTGGCGGCTCACGCCCAGCTGCCATTCCTGGAAACAAGCACAGGGCAGCCGCATTGCGGCAGGGTCTACAAGGAAGATTCGCTCTCAACCAGATGTCCTCCATCCGGAGGGGTCGAAACTGATTCATCGGAGCAGTTGCGCCATGACGACATGGATAATATGGACACCAAACTGCTTCGGCTGCGTTTTCCCGACGACATGCGGGTGGAGGAAGTGCGTCGCCTGCTCAATAGCTCGGAACCGGTGGTCATTGAAGTCCAGCAAGCGCCCGGAACCAGCGACCATGAGTTCATTGAGGAGCAGGAGAAGCAGCTGTTTGCTCTGTGCGCCAGGACGATGACTTTACCTCTGGGCAGAGGAATGTTCACCCTGCGAACGATGATGCCCAGACCCAGCGACAGCTTGTCTATGCCCAAATTGTGCCTGGTGGGCAGGGAGCCGCTGAAGGGCACCACCATCGAGATGCAGCAAATCGAGTTCCCTGCCAATATGCAAATGTGGCCTTCGTTCCACAATGGCGTGGCCACTGGCTTGAAGATCTCGCCCCACGCCCAGGACATCGATTCCAATTGGATTGTTTACAACAAGCCCAAAACCCAGGCGAACAATGCCCTGGAGCATGCTGGTTTCCTCATGGCTTTGGGCTTGAATGGTCACCTGAAAACCCTGTCGTTCATGGGTCTCTATAAGTATTTGGTGAAGTGCGATGAGATGACCAATGTGGGTCTGCTGCTTGGCATTTCCGCCGCCCATCGAGGCACAATGGATACGAAAACCACGAAGCTATTAAGTATTCACTTGGAGGCACTGCTCCCAGCTACCGCTATGGAGTTGGATATACCGCAGAGTACACAGGTGGCCGCTCTGATGAGCATTGGTCTGCTTTATCAAGGCTCAGCCAAGCGACACATTGCCGAGGTGCTGCTCCAGGAGATTGGCAGACCTCCGGGCCCCGAGATGGAAAACAGCGTAGAGCGCGAATCGTATGCCATGACAGCTGGCTTGTCCCTCGGATTGGTCACCCTGGGCCAAGGGGAATCGCCAGCGGGACTCAGGGATCTCCAGCTGCCGGACACGCTTCACTACTATATGGTGGGTGGAGTGAAGCGACCCATCAGTGGCTCGCAGAAGGAGAAGTACCGACTTGCTTCCTTCCAAGTTCGCGAAGGCGATACCGTCAACATAGATGTCACCGCTCCAGGCGCAACTCTGGCCCTGGGACTAATGTTCTTCAACTCTGGGAATGCGGCTATTGCCGAGTGGATGCAGCCGCCCGATTCGCGCTATCTGCTGGACATGGTGCGTCCGGATTTCCTTCTGCTGCGCACCATTGCCAGGGGCCTTATCCTGTGGCAAGACATCCGCCCGGACAACGAGTGGTTCCAGGCGCAGTTTCCGCAATCTCTCCGGGTTCACCTAAGACTCCCATCGCGCGATGAAGAGACACCCGCCGAGGACGGTGATGTAGACTACGAGGCCATCAC GCAAGCCTATTGCAATATCATGGCCGGAGCGGCTTTTTGCATTGGTCTAAAGTACGCGGGCACGGAGGACATGGTGGCCTTCGCTACATTGCGGACTGTGATCAAGGAGTTCCTCGGCTTTCCTGGCACGTCGATGGGCGAATGTGCCGGCCGCACCACAGTGGAGAGTTGCCTAATGGTGCTGCTCATATCGATCTCGCTGGTCTTCGCCGGCTCCGGAAACTGCGAGATCCTTCGCATCATTCGGTACCTTAGATCGCGGGTGGGACCGCAGTATCCGCACATAACCTACGGCTCCCATATGgccattcacatgtcgctgggCTTGTTGTTCCTCGGCGCAGGTCGCTTTACCATCGCAAAGACGCCGGAAGCTATTGCGGCACTGATCTGCGCATTCTTTCCCAAGTTTCCCATACACAGCAACGACAATCG TTACCATCTCCAAGCACTGCGACATCTTTATGTGCTCGCCGTGGAACCGCGCTTGTTCCTTCCTCGAGATATTGACACCAACCAGCTGTGCCTGGCCAACATATCGGTGCTGGAGGTGGGTGCCACCGAGATGCGACGGCTGCCCATTGCTCCCTGCATCCTGCCAGAGCTGAGCAGCCTGCAACAGGTGGTGGTGGACGACGAGAACTATTGGCCGGTGTGCTTTGAGCGTTCCCGCAACTGGCATCAGTTGGAAAAGGCGCTGGAGTTGAGTGCGCCGATCGATATAAAGAAGCGAACGGGCTGCCTCTCCCACTTGGAGGATCCCGACCGGCTGAAGAGCATGCTGGCGCAGACCTTGACGATGGAGCAGAGCATTTGTTGGCAGATAGACATGAACGACCTGCAGCAGTTTGCCAGCGAGCGGATAGTCAAGCAGTTCCTGAGTCGCTGCCTGGCCACGAAAGGCACGGATCTGAGTTACCCGGAGCTGGTGAAGCGCCACCAGATGATGCTGCTCTTCTACAACGCTGTGGTTAAGGATCGGATGCATTTGCTGCCGGTTTACCTAACGCTATACGAT CACGTGACTAAGTCAATGCTCAACAACATCGATGTGTGGCAGCTGAAGCTGATCGATGCCTATTTGAGTCGCAGCCAGGAGTCGGAGCATCCCCTCATCTCCGTGGAGCTTATCCAGATGATGCAGGAGCTCTTCAAGCAGGAAATGGAGGACTCGACTCGCGAGTTGTGCCTGCCGCTGCGGGAGTTCCTCAGCCGAAAGCGACTGGATCCGAGCTATGTGACCACCGTCAGTGGACCGGATCTGCAGCGAGCTTTCTGCGTGATCAATTACTATAACCTGCTGCCCAATATGTTGAATGGCGTGGACTTGAGTACGGGCACGGTGAACTACATGCGCATACTGTACGAATTCCGACAACTGAATCTCGGCGCGCACACCATCTTCGGTCTGCTGAAGATCCTGCAGTCACTGGCCACCGAAGTGGTTACTCTGGATGAGGCAGCGCTTCTGGCTTACACCATGGCCACCCAATGA
- the LOC119556081 gene encoding P3 protein: MSPLRCRWVFLLLILRLGYAPTFGWMAHFRPSELKLQMELEDRVQLTLENVAPSTLQQPERFQFRVESEHTDLASIPAENATIPLSAFSPETRDWTGTIVINAHFLGQTKFQVRLYDNQGNTSELPTNWSNDSTLDVKILRPKRVVDLVFVHTVIVLMTLLYINFGAALDLEVLRGLITRPVGPCIGFVTQVVGMPLLSYALGVFIFPNAPAMQLGLFFTGISPSGGASNTWSAVLGGNIHLSVLMTTISNMAAFATMPMWLFTLGQLVFERVGTQVPYKKIATYCGGLIFPLLVGLLVQRRLPRVARVLVRLLKPISTCLILFIVVFAIITNYYLFYLFSWQIVVAGLALPGLAYIFAWLAAKLLHQNAADALTIAIETGIQNTGIAIFLLTTTLESPESDLTTVVPVAVAVMTPFPLLGIYLYKRICAPKTNEASASESERIV, translated from the exons ATGTCACCGCTCAGATGCAGATGGGTATTCCTACTGCTCATCCTGCGACTGGGATACGCACCCACCTTCGGCTGGATGGCCCACTTTCGTCCGTCCGAGCTGAAGCTGCAAATGGAGCTCGAGGATCGGGTGCAGCTCACCCTGGAGAATGTGGCACCCTCCACGCTCCAGCAACCGGAGCGCTTTCAGTTCCGCGTGGAAAGTGAGCACACGGATCTGGCCAGTATTCCCGCAGAGAATGCCACCATTCCTCTTAGTGCCTTCAGCCCGGAGACACGCGATTGGACGGGCACGATCGTGATCAATGCCCATTTCCTGGGCCAGACTAAGTTCCAAGTGCGACTCTATGACAACCAGGGGAACACCAGTGAACTGCCCACCAATTGGAGCAACGACAGCACGCTGGATGTGAAGATCCTGCGTCCGAAACGTGTGGTGGATCTCGTCTTCGTGCACACCGTCATTGTGCTGATGACGCTGCTGTACATCAACTTCGGAGCCGCCCTGGATCTGGAGGTGCTGAGGGGTCTGATCACCCGGCCAGTCGGTCCGTGCATCGGATTTGTGACACAGGTGGTGGGCATGCCGCTGCTGAGCTACGCCCTGGGCGTTTTCATATTCCCCAATGCACCGGCCATGCAGCTGGGGCTCTTCTTCACCGGAATCTCGCCCAGCGGCGGTGCATCGAACACCTGGTCCGCCGTGCTGGGCGGAAATATTCACCTGTCGGTGCTAATGACCACCATCAGCAATATGGCCGCCTTTGCCACCATGCCGATGTGGCTTTTCACACTCGGACAGCTGGTCTTCGAGCGGGTGGGCACGCAAGTGCCCTACAAAAAGATCGCCACCTACTGCGGCGGCCTGATCTTTCCACTGCTGGTCGGGCTACTCGTCCAGAGGCGCCTGCCCCGGGTGGCCAGGGTACTGGTCCGCCTGCTCAAGCCCATCTCCACCTGCCTCATCCTGTTCATCGTCGTCTTCGCCATCATCACCAACTATTAcctgttttatttgttttcctgGCAG ATTGTCGTAGCTGGCTTGGCCCTGCCAGGTCTGGCCTACATCTTCGCCTGGCTGGCGGCCAAGTTGCTCCATCAGAATGCTGCCGACGCTCTGACCATAGCCATAGAGACCGGCATCCAGAACACGGGTATCGCCATCTTCCTGCTCACAACCACGTTGGAATCTCCGGAATCGGACCTCACCACGGTAGTGCCGGTGGCGGTGGCCGTGATGACGCCCTTCCCGCTGCTCGGGATCTATCTTTACAAACGAATCTGTGCACCCAAAACGAACGAAGCCTCCGCTTCCGAATCGGAGCGGATTGTTTAA
- the LOC119557480 gene encoding adenosylhomocysteinase, with product MSKPSYKVADISLAEWGRKAIIIAENEMPGLMACRKKYGPSKILKGARITGCLHMTVQTAVLIETLVELGAQVQWSSCNIFSTQDNAAAAIAATGVPVYAWKGETDEEYLWCIEQTLIFPDGQPLNMILDDGGDLTNLVHEKFPEYLKNIKGLSEETTTGVHNLYKMFKDGRLGIPAINVNDSVTKSKFDNLYGCRESLIDGIKRATDVMIAGKVCCVAGYGDVGKGCAQALKGFGGRVIVTEIDPINALQAAMEGYEVTTMEEASKEASIFVTTTGCRDIITSQHLLQMPDDAIVCNIGHFDIEIDVDWLNANAKKKVNVKPQVDRYTMQNGKHIILLAEGRLVNLGCAHGHPSFVMSNSFTNQVLAQIELWTKSDQYAVGVHVLPKVLDEEVASLHLEKLGVKLTKLTDKQASYLGVPQTGPFKPDHYRY from the exons ATGTCGAAGCCCAGCTACAAAGTCG CCGATATCAGTCTGGCGGAATGGGGACGCAAGGCGATCATCATCGCGGAGAACGAGATGCCCGGCCTGATGGCCTGCCGGAAGAAGTACGGCCCCTCCAAGATCCTCAAGGGCGCCCGCATCACCGGCTGCCTGCACATGACCGTCCAGACGGCCGTCCTCATCGAGACCCTCGTCGAACTGGGCGCTCAG gTGCAATGGTCCAGCTGCAACATCTTCAGCACACAGGATAACGCTGCGGCGGCCATCGCTGCCACCGGAGTGCCCGTGTACGCCTGGAAGGGCGAGACGGACGAGGAGTACCTGTGGTGCATCGAGCAGACCCTCATCTTCCCCGACGGCCAGCCCCTGAACATGATCCTGGACGATGGCGGCGACCTGACCAACCTGGTGCACGAGAAGTTCCCCGAGTACCTGAAGAACATCAAGGGTCTGAGCGAGGAGACGACCACCGGCGTCCACAACCTGTACAAGATGTTCAAGGACGGACGCCTGGGCATCCCCGCCATCAACGTCAACGATTCGGTGACCAAGAGCAAGTTCGACAACCTGTACGGCTGCCGGGAGTCGCTCATCGATGGCATCAAGCGGGCCACGGATGTGATGATCGCCGGCAAGGTGTGCTGTGTGGCCGGATACGGCGATGTGGGCAAGGGCTGCGCCCAGGCGCTGAAGGGATTCGGTGGTCGCGTGATCGTCACAGAGATCGATCCAATCAACGCCCTGCAGGCGGCGATGGAGGGCTATGAGGTGACCACCATGGAGGAGGCCAGCAAGGAGGCCTCGATCTTCGTGACCACCACCGGCTGCCGGGACATCATCACCAGCCAGCACCTGCTCCAGATGCCCGACGATGCCATCGTCTGCAACATCGGCCACTTCGACATCGAGATCGACGTGGACTGGCTAAATGCGAATGCCAAGAAGAAGGTGAACGTGAAGCCACAGGTGGACAGGTACACGATGCAGAACGGCAAGCACATCATCCTGCTGGCCGAGGGTCGTCTGGTCAATCTGGGCTGTGCCCATGGCCATCCCAGCTTCGTGATGTCCAACTCCTTCACCAACCAGGTGCTCGCCCAGATCGAGCTGTGGACCAAGTCCGACCAGTACGCCGTGGGCGTGCACGTCCTGCCCAAGGTCCTCGACGAGGAGGTGGCCAGTCTGCACCTGGAGAAGCTGGGCGTGAAGCTCACCAAACTGACGGACAAGCAGGCCAGCTACCTGGGCGTCCCGCAGACCGGTCCCTTCAAGCCCGACCACTACCGGTACTGA